The Mastomys coucha isolate ucsf_1 unplaced genomic scaffold, UCSF_Mcou_1 pScaffold13, whole genome shotgun sequence genome has a window encoding:
- the Zbtb7c gene encoding zinc finger and BTB domain-containing protein 7C isoform X1, with translation MRALAENMANDIDELIGIPFPNHSSEVLCSLNEQRHAGLLCDVLLVVQEQEYRTHRSVLAACSKYFKKLFTAGSLASQPYVYEIDFVQPEALAAILEFAYTSTLTITASNVKHILNAARMLEIQCIVNVCLEIMEPGGNVGEEDDKEEEEDDEDDEDEDDEEEEEEEEEEEEDDTEDFADQENLPDPQDINCPQSPSKTDHLTEKDYSDTPRDFPDSFQPGSPGHLGVIRDFSIESLLRENLYPKANIPDRRPSLPPFAPEFFPHLWPGDFGAFAQLPEQPMDSGPLDLVIKNRKIKEEEKEELAPPPPPPFSSDFFKDMFPDLPGGPLGPIKAENDYGAYLNFLSATHLGSLFPPWPLVEERKLKPKASQQCPICHKVIMGAGKLPRHMRTHTGEKPYMCSICEVRFTRQDKLKIHMRKHTGERPYLCIHCNAKFVHNYDLKNHMRIHTGVRPYQCEFCYKSFTRSDHLHRHIKRQSCRMARPRRGRKPAAWRAASLLFGSGGPSPDKAAFVMPPALGDMGGHLGGTAVCLPGPSPAKHFLAAPKGTLSLQELEQQFEETQMKLFGRAQLEAERNAGGLLALALAENVASTRPYFPLPDPWAAGLAGLPGLTGLNHVASMSEANN, from the exons GGCTCTGGCTGAGAACATGGCCAATGACATTGACGAGCTGATCGGCATCCCTTTCCCTAACCATAGCAGCGAGGTGCTGTGCAGCCTCAACGAGCAGCGGCACGCAGGGCTGCTGTGTGACGTGCTGCTCGTGGTTCAGGAGCAAGAGTACCGCACACACCGCTCGGTGCTGGCAGCCTGCAGCAAGTACTTCAAGAAGCTCTTCACGGCAGGaagcctggccagccagccctacGTCTATGAGATTGACTTTGTCCAGCCTGAAGCTCTGGCTGCCATCTTGGAGTTTGCCTACACCTCCACACTCACCATCACTGCCTCCAACGTCAAGCACATCCTCAACGCGGCCAGGATGCTGGAGATCCAGTGCATTGTGAATGTGTGCCTGGAGATCATGGAGCCTGGCGGCAACGTCGGTGAGGAGgatgacaaggaggaggaggaggatgatgaagatgacgaagatgaagatgatgaagaggaagaagaagaggaagaggaggaggaggaggatgacacAGAGGACTTTGCTGACCAGGAAAACTTGCCTGACCCCCAGGACATCAACTGCCCCCAAAGCCCCTCCAAGACAGACCATCTCACAGAGAAGGACTATTCGGACACACCCAGAGACTTCCCCGACTCCTTCCAGCCCGGAAGCCCTGGCCATCTGGGAGTGATCCGGGACTTCTCCATTGAATCTCTGCTGAGGGAGAACTTGTACCCCAAAGCCAACATCCCTGACAGAAGACCCTCTTTACCTCCATTTGCCCCAGAATTCTTCCCACACCTCTGGCCAGGTGACTTTGGTGCCTTTGCTCAGCTGCCTGAGCAGCCCATGGACAGTGGGCCACTGGATCTAGTCATCAAGAACCGCAAAatcaaggaggaggagaaagaggagctggccccgcccccgccccctccctTCTCTAGCGACTTCTTCAAGGACATGTTTCCTGACCTGCCCGGTGGGCCGCTGGGCCCCATCAAGGCAGAGAATGACTATGGTGCCTATCTCAACTTCCTGAGTGCCACCCACCTGGGGAGCCTCTTCCCGCCCTGGCCGCTGGTGGAGGAGCGCAAGCTGAAGCCCAAGGCCTCTCAGCAGTGTCCCATCTGCCACAAGGTCATCATGGGGGCTGGGAAGCTGCCCCGGCACATGAGGACCCACACCGGGGAGAAGCCGTACATGTGCAGCATCTGCGAGGTCCGCTTCACCAG gcaggacaaactgAAGATTCACATGCGAAAGCACACGGGGGAGCGGCCCTACTTGTGCATTCACTGCAACGCCAAGTTCGTGCACAACTACGACCTCAAGAACCACATGCGCATCCACACGGGCGTGCGGCCCTACCAGTGCGAGTTCTGCTACAAGAGCTTCACACGCTCCGACCACCTGCACCGCCACATCAAGCGGCAGAGCTGTCGCATGGCGCGACCCCGGCGTGGTCGCAAGCCCGCTGCCTGGAGGGCGGCCAGCCTGCTCTTTGGGTCGGGTGGCCCCTCACCCGACAAGGCGGCCTTCGTGATGCCACCCGCGCTGGGCGACATGGGTGGCCACCTGGGCGGCACGGCCGTGTGCCTCCCGGGCCCCAGCCCGGCTAAGCACTTCCTGGCGGCACCCAAGGGCACCCTGAGCCTCCAGGAGCTGGAACAGCAGTTCGAGGAGACGCAGATGAAGCTGTTTGGACGCGCACAGCTCGAGGCCGAGAGGAACGCGGGTGgcctcctggccctggccctggccgaGAACGTGGCCTCCACTCGGCCCTACTTCCCGCTGCCAGATCCCTGGGCAGCGGGCCTGGCTGGCCTTCCTGGTCTCACCGGCCTCAACCACGTGGCCTCCATGTCTGAAGCCAACAACTAG
- the Zbtb7c gene encoding zinc finger and BTB domain-containing protein 7C isoform X3, with product MANDIDELIGIPFPNHSSEVLCSLNEQRHAGLLCDVLLVVQEQEYRTHRSVLAACSKYFKKLFTAGSLASQPYVYEIDFVQPEALAAILEFAYTSTLTITASNVKHILNAARMLEIQCIVNVCLEIMEPGGNVGEEDDKEEEEDDEDDEDEDDEEEEEEEEEEEEDDTEDFADQENLPDPQDINCPQSPSKTDHLTEKDYSDTPRDFPDSFQPGSPGHLGVIRDFSIESLLRENLYPKANIPDRRPSLPPFAPEFFPHLWPGDFGAFAQLPEQPMDSGPLDLVIKNRKIKEEEKEELAPPPPPPFSSDFFKDMFPDLPGGPLGPIKAENDYGAYLNFLSATHLGSLFPPWPLVEERKLKPKASQQCPICHKVIMGAGKLPRHMRTHTGEKPYMCSICEVRFTRQDKLKIHMRKHTGERPYLCIHCNAKFVHNYDLKNHMRIHTGVRPYQCEFCYKSFTRSDHLHRHIKRQSCRMARPRRGRKPAAWRAASLLFGSGGPSPDKAAFVMPPALGDMGGHLGGTAVCLPGPSPAKHFLAAPKGTLSLQELEQQFEETQMKLFGRAQLEAERNAGGLLALALAENVASTRPYFPLPDPWAAGLAGLPGLTGLNHVASMSEANN from the exons ATGGCCAATGACATTGACGAGCTGATCGGCATCCCTTTCCCTAACCATAGCAGCGAGGTGCTGTGCAGCCTCAACGAGCAGCGGCACGCAGGGCTGCTGTGTGACGTGCTGCTCGTGGTTCAGGAGCAAGAGTACCGCACACACCGCTCGGTGCTGGCAGCCTGCAGCAAGTACTTCAAGAAGCTCTTCACGGCAGGaagcctggccagccagccctacGTCTATGAGATTGACTTTGTCCAGCCTGAAGCTCTGGCTGCCATCTTGGAGTTTGCCTACACCTCCACACTCACCATCACTGCCTCCAACGTCAAGCACATCCTCAACGCGGCCAGGATGCTGGAGATCCAGTGCATTGTGAATGTGTGCCTGGAGATCATGGAGCCTGGCGGCAACGTCGGTGAGGAGgatgacaaggaggaggaggaggatgatgaagatgacgaagatgaagatgatgaagaggaagaagaagaggaagaggaggaggaggaggatgacacAGAGGACTTTGCTGACCAGGAAAACTTGCCTGACCCCCAGGACATCAACTGCCCCCAAAGCCCCTCCAAGACAGACCATCTCACAGAGAAGGACTATTCGGACACACCCAGAGACTTCCCCGACTCCTTCCAGCCCGGAAGCCCTGGCCATCTGGGAGTGATCCGGGACTTCTCCATTGAATCTCTGCTGAGGGAGAACTTGTACCCCAAAGCCAACATCCCTGACAGAAGACCCTCTTTACCTCCATTTGCCCCAGAATTCTTCCCACACCTCTGGCCAGGTGACTTTGGTGCCTTTGCTCAGCTGCCTGAGCAGCCCATGGACAGTGGGCCACTGGATCTAGTCATCAAGAACCGCAAAatcaaggaggaggagaaagaggagctggccccgcccccgccccctccctTCTCTAGCGACTTCTTCAAGGACATGTTTCCTGACCTGCCCGGTGGGCCGCTGGGCCCCATCAAGGCAGAGAATGACTATGGTGCCTATCTCAACTTCCTGAGTGCCACCCACCTGGGGAGCCTCTTCCCGCCCTGGCCGCTGGTGGAGGAGCGCAAGCTGAAGCCCAAGGCCTCTCAGCAGTGTCCCATCTGCCACAAGGTCATCATGGGGGCTGGGAAGCTGCCCCGGCACATGAGGACCCACACCGGGGAGAAGCCGTACATGTGCAGCATCTGCGAGGTCCGCTTCACCAG gcaggacaaactgAAGATTCACATGCGAAAGCACACGGGGGAGCGGCCCTACTTGTGCATTCACTGCAACGCCAAGTTCGTGCACAACTACGACCTCAAGAACCACATGCGCATCCACACGGGCGTGCGGCCCTACCAGTGCGAGTTCTGCTACAAGAGCTTCACACGCTCCGACCACCTGCACCGCCACATCAAGCGGCAGAGCTGTCGCATGGCGCGACCCCGGCGTGGTCGCAAGCCCGCTGCCTGGAGGGCGGCCAGCCTGCTCTTTGGGTCGGGTGGCCCCTCACCCGACAAGGCGGCCTTCGTGATGCCACCCGCGCTGGGCGACATGGGTGGCCACCTGGGCGGCACGGCCGTGTGCCTCCCGGGCCCCAGCCCGGCTAAGCACTTCCTGGCGGCACCCAAGGGCACCCTGAGCCTCCAGGAGCTGGAACAGCAGTTCGAGGAGACGCAGATGAAGCTGTTTGGACGCGCACAGCTCGAGGCCGAGAGGAACGCGGGTGgcctcctggccctggccctggccgaGAACGTGGCCTCCACTCGGCCCTACTTCCCGCTGCCAGATCCCTGGGCAGCGGGCCTGGCTGGCCTTCCTGGTCTCACCGGCCTCAACCACGTGGCCTCCATGTCTGAAGCCAACAACTAG
- the Zbtb7c gene encoding zinc finger and BTB domain-containing protein 7C isoform X2, translating to MKKPRLKRIRALAENMANDIDELIGIPFPNHSSEVLCSLNEQRHAGLLCDVLLVVQEQEYRTHRSVLAACSKYFKKLFTAGSLASQPYVYEIDFVQPEALAAILEFAYTSTLTITASNVKHILNAARMLEIQCIVNVCLEIMEPGGNVGEEDDKEEEEDDEDDEDEDDEEEEEEEEEEEEDDTEDFADQENLPDPQDINCPQSPSKTDHLTEKDYSDTPRDFPDSFQPGSPGHLGVIRDFSIESLLRENLYPKANIPDRRPSLPPFAPEFFPHLWPGDFGAFAQLPEQPMDSGPLDLVIKNRKIKEEEKEELAPPPPPPFSSDFFKDMFPDLPGGPLGPIKAENDYGAYLNFLSATHLGSLFPPWPLVEERKLKPKASQQCPICHKVIMGAGKLPRHMRTHTGEKPYMCSICEVRFTRQDKLKIHMRKHTGERPYLCIHCNAKFVHNYDLKNHMRIHTGVRPYQCEFCYKSFTRSDHLHRHIKRQSCRMARPRRGRKPAAWRAASLLFGSGGPSPDKAAFVMPPALGDMGGHLGGTAVCLPGPSPAKHFLAAPKGTLSLQELEQQFEETQMKLFGRAQLEAERNAGGLLALALAENVASTRPYFPLPDPWAAGLAGLPGLTGLNHVASMSEANN from the exons GGCTCTGGCTGAGAACATGGCCAATGACATTGACGAGCTGATCGGCATCCCTTTCCCTAACCATAGCAGCGAGGTGCTGTGCAGCCTCAACGAGCAGCGGCACGCAGGGCTGCTGTGTGACGTGCTGCTCGTGGTTCAGGAGCAAGAGTACCGCACACACCGCTCGGTGCTGGCAGCCTGCAGCAAGTACTTCAAGAAGCTCTTCACGGCAGGaagcctggccagccagccctacGTCTATGAGATTGACTTTGTCCAGCCTGAAGCTCTGGCTGCCATCTTGGAGTTTGCCTACACCTCCACACTCACCATCACTGCCTCCAACGTCAAGCACATCCTCAACGCGGCCAGGATGCTGGAGATCCAGTGCATTGTGAATGTGTGCCTGGAGATCATGGAGCCTGGCGGCAACGTCGGTGAGGAGgatgacaaggaggaggaggaggatgatgaagatgacgaagatgaagatgatgaagaggaagaagaagaggaagaggaggaggaggaggatgacacAGAGGACTTTGCTGACCAGGAAAACTTGCCTGACCCCCAGGACATCAACTGCCCCCAAAGCCCCTCCAAGACAGACCATCTCACAGAGAAGGACTATTCGGACACACCCAGAGACTTCCCCGACTCCTTCCAGCCCGGAAGCCCTGGCCATCTGGGAGTGATCCGGGACTTCTCCATTGAATCTCTGCTGAGGGAGAACTTGTACCCCAAAGCCAACATCCCTGACAGAAGACCCTCTTTACCTCCATTTGCCCCAGAATTCTTCCCACACCTCTGGCCAGGTGACTTTGGTGCCTTTGCTCAGCTGCCTGAGCAGCCCATGGACAGTGGGCCACTGGATCTAGTCATCAAGAACCGCAAAatcaaggaggaggagaaagaggagctggccccgcccccgccccctccctTCTCTAGCGACTTCTTCAAGGACATGTTTCCTGACCTGCCCGGTGGGCCGCTGGGCCCCATCAAGGCAGAGAATGACTATGGTGCCTATCTCAACTTCCTGAGTGCCACCCACCTGGGGAGCCTCTTCCCGCCCTGGCCGCTGGTGGAGGAGCGCAAGCTGAAGCCCAAGGCCTCTCAGCAGTGTCCCATCTGCCACAAGGTCATCATGGGGGCTGGGAAGCTGCCCCGGCACATGAGGACCCACACCGGGGAGAAGCCGTACATGTGCAGCATCTGCGAGGTCCGCTTCACCAG gcaggacaaactgAAGATTCACATGCGAAAGCACACGGGGGAGCGGCCCTACTTGTGCATTCACTGCAACGCCAAGTTCGTGCACAACTACGACCTCAAGAACCACATGCGCATCCACACGGGCGTGCGGCCCTACCAGTGCGAGTTCTGCTACAAGAGCTTCACACGCTCCGACCACCTGCACCGCCACATCAAGCGGCAGAGCTGTCGCATGGCGCGACCCCGGCGTGGTCGCAAGCCCGCTGCCTGGAGGGCGGCCAGCCTGCTCTTTGGGTCGGGTGGCCCCTCACCCGACAAGGCGGCCTTCGTGATGCCACCCGCGCTGGGCGACATGGGTGGCCACCTGGGCGGCACGGCCGTGTGCCTCCCGGGCCCCAGCCCGGCTAAGCACTTCCTGGCGGCACCCAAGGGCACCCTGAGCCTCCAGGAGCTGGAACAGCAGTTCGAGGAGACGCAGATGAAGCTGTTTGGACGCGCACAGCTCGAGGCCGAGAGGAACGCGGGTGgcctcctggccctggccctggccgaGAACGTGGCCTCCACTCGGCCCTACTTCCCGCTGCCAGATCCCTGGGCAGCGGGCCTGGCTGGCCTTCCTGGTCTCACCGGCCTCAACCACGTGGCCTCCATGTCTGAAGCCAACAACTAG